A region of Bacillus cabrialesii DNA encodes the following proteins:
- a CDS encoding Gfo/Idh/MocA family protein, which produces MAGGALLDTGAYTLAFVRYFLTSQPNEILSTAKPADTGVDEQSGIILKNADNEIAVISLKMRAKMPKGGVVAGENGFITVLDFTRPDKAFITYANGKTEMMKEGETAKGLNYEVEDMQAAVLHQTDSQTISLSLAVMSIMDNVREQWGITYPFEYENIRPS; this is translated from the coding sequence TGCGTTCGTAAGGTATTTTCTCACGAGCCAGCCGAATGAGATCCTCAGCACGGCCAAGCCGGCTGACACCGGTGTTGACGAGCAGTCAGGCATCATCTTAAAAAACGCCGACAATGAAATAGCTGTCATATCGCTGAAAATGAGGGCGAAAATGCCAAAAGGAGGCGTGGTTGCCGGAGAAAATGGATTTATCACAGTGTTAGATTTCACAAGGCCGGACAAAGCGTTCATTACGTACGCAAATGGAAAAACAGAGATGATGAAAGAAGGAGAAACGGCAAAAGGGTTGAACTATGAAGTAGAGGACATGCAAGCAGCAGTCCTGCACCAAACAGACAGCCAGACCATCAGTCTCTCCCTGGCTGTCATGAGTATCATGGACAATGTAAGGGAACAGTGGGGAATCACCTATCCGTTTGAATATGAAAACATCCGGCCTTCATAG